In Zea mays cultivar B73 chromosome 7, Zm-B73-REFERENCE-NAM-5.0, whole genome shotgun sequence, the following proteins share a genomic window:
- the LOC109940799 gene encoding uncharacterized protein — protein MAPPRVEDPMALLMAKIDEGNKENCRRMEAIQSTMEKMESTVQGLVSDRSDFKKWRPEIERKVVEMAETLVKIQTKISNTTPSTTSSGAVPAVANGSTSATASVVAGEKMAGSTLHRTADPFRRPAAESEVNRMSLPLGGMATPNPHAPWLFGQPSVSPFASPTWSQGLGGNMPPMNFPVFDGSNPKLWKNRCETYFEYYAVPVEMWIRLAIMHFEGPALFWLESMEGRTREMNWGELCTALLTRFGRDQHNLLIRQFYHIFQTGSVSDYIEQFDLLLHQLLAHENHLTTTMVTARFVDGLKDELRAVVIIQRPADLDTTCSLALLQEEVMSTSGRRELRKVDTNSIVRVPNKPNALPMLSGSRTSGVHDERRSMATVGAKGEMSKMEALKAYRKAKGLCFKCGERWGQLHTCSNTVPLHLVEEMWALTMGASELEMESAEPATETSLESVLAISVAAVSGSEGSKTIRLWASIYCQQVLVLVDSGSSASFMDNHLTGVMSAVQPLSMPLQVKVADGRTLWSTHFVPDC, from the coding sequence ATGGCGCCCCCGAGAGTGGAAGACCCCATGGCGCTATTGATGGCCAAAATCGATGAAGGTAACAAGGAAAACTGCCGACGCATGGAGGCGATCCAGTCTACAATGGAGAAGATGGAGAGCACAGTGCAAGGATTGGTCTCTGATCGGAGCGACTTCAAGAAGTGGCGGCCCGAGATCGAGAGGAAGGTGGTGGAGATGGCGGAAACCCTAGTGAAGATCCAAACGAAGATAAGTAATACGACTCCATCTACCACTTCTTCGGGAGCAGTACCAGCGGTCGCCAACGGCTCGACGTCGGCAACAGCTTCGGTGGTGGCGGGGGAGAAGATGGCGGGCTCTACCCTGCACCGTACAGCGGATCCCTTCCGACGACCTGCTGCGGAATCGGAGGTGAACCGGATGTCGCTGCCCTTGGGAGGTATGGCCACGCCAAATCCTCATGCTCCTTGGTTATTTGGCCAACCCTCTGTGAGTCCATTTGCATCTCCAACCTGGTCACAAGGATTGGGAGGAAACATGCCACCGATGAATTTTCCAGTGTTTGATGGATCCAATCCTAAGCTTTGGAAAAATCGGTGTGAAACTTATTTTGAGTACTATGCTGTCCCAGTGGAGATGTGGATTCGATTGGCTATTATGCACTTTGAGGGGCCGGCTCTGTTTTGGCTGGAGTCTATGGAAGGTAGAACCAGGGAAATGAATTGGGGTGAACTTTGTACAGCTCTGCTCACCAGATTTGGTCGTGACCAGCATAATTTGCTCATCAGGCAATTTTACCATATATTCCAGACAGGATCAGTATCAGATTATATTGAACAATTTGATTTGTTACTGCATCAGTTGTTGGCTCATGAAAATCATCTCACCACTACCATGGTTACTGCCCGTTTTGTTGATGGACTGAAAGACGAACTAAGGGCAGTGGTAATCATACAGCGGCCAGCTGATCTGGATACAACATGTTCTCTAGCATTATTACAAGAAGAGGTCATGAGTACTTCTGGACGTAGAGAACTGAGAAAAGTGGATACTAACTCTATTGTCAGAGTTCCAAACAAACCCAATGCTTTGCCTATGTTGTCAGGTAGTCGGACATCAGGGGTACATGATGAACGGAGGTCTATGGCAACAGTGGGTGCTAAAGGTGAAATGAGTAAAATGGAAGCTCTCAAGGCATATCGGAAGGCTAAGGGACTGTGTTTTAAGTGTGGAGAAAGATGGGGCCAACTTCACACGTGCTCGAACACAGTGCCTTTACATCTGGTTGAAGAAATGTGGGCTCTAACAATGGGTGCATCTGAACTGGAGATGGAGTCTGCAGAGCCTGCAACTGAGACTAGCCTAGAGAGTGTGCTTGCTATTTCTGTTGCAGCAGTATCAGGCAGCGAAgggagcaaaactatcagactgtGGGCATCCATTTATTGTCAACAGGTTTTGGTGTTAGTGGATTCGGGTAGCTCCGCGAGTTTTATGGATAATCATCTCACAGGAGTAATGTCCGCAGTGCAGCCATTATCAATGCCTTTGCAAGTGAAGGTTGCCGATGGAAGGACACTATGGAGTACTCACTTTGTTCCTGATTGCTAG
- the LOC100277619 gene encoding uncharacterized protein LOC100277619 (The RefSeq protein has 1 substitution compared to this genomic sequence) produces MSGGGGGGGEDRISILPDGVIGEIVTRLPTADAVRVQVLSRRWRHIWISCPLNLDLGSPNYYTDYKRVVSGILAAHPGPCRRLKVDWPYDDGESYNHWLQSPALVGLQELGIEPEYSSLWLDKKTLPRGDNTRALPERALFQFAPTLRLLRIGYHTFPSVGAVAALRLPHLELISFCCVDISEATLHWMLAACPVLRTLVLDGCTGFATVRINSPTITSFAISPADSSITNDYDPYFLDYDYENPTVRVTTWQVIIEDAPLLEKLVLCRRSAAVESFQLLVVSAPRIRVLGSLSFSIPKLEIGGTVFQPTVRRVNRVGPDDVIMEKRLLMQAVMLATTLRTVKILALEDADSIDIVSDYLKCFPCLEKLYISASQGYRSAGSYDKQNPIECLERHLKMVALDGYDGMGPHVKFAQFFVRNAQLLELMKFRIFRNYHCEPGKTKAWIEDQQRQLQVRSMTSRPVKFKFVHDSRYNQDVYCGEDISDLSEHIHDDPFDQWFESEKEAPRHAEGKEDAIVWNSSQRLDSFDQS; encoded by the exons AtgagtggcggcggcggcggcggcggggaggaCCGGATCAGCATCCTCCCGGACGGCGTTATCGGCGAGATCGTCACCCGCCTTCCCACCGCCGATGCCGTCCGCGTTCAGGTCCTCTCTCGCCGTTGGCGGCACATATGGATCTCCTGTCCGTTGAACCTCGATCTCGGTTCCCCAAACTACTACACCGACTACAAGCGCGTCGTGTCCGGAATCCTCGCGGCCCACCCTGGCCCCTGCCGCCGCCTCAAAGTTGACTGGCCGTACGACGACGGCGAGTCGTACAACCACTGGCTCCAGTCTCCCGCCTTGGTCGGTCTTCAGGAGCTCGGGATCGAGCCAGAGTACTCTTCCTTGTGGCTAGACAAGAAAACACTGCCGCGGGGAGACAACACGAGAGCACTGCCAGAGCGGGCATTATTCCAGTTCGCTCCCACGCTGCGCCTCCTAAGGATTGGCTACCATACCTTCCCCTCTGTCGGTGCCGTGGCGGCGCTCCGGTTGCCACACCTCGAGCTCATCTCGTTCTGCTGCGTGGACATCTCGGAAGCCACGCTCCACTGGATGCTCGCCGCCTGCCCTGTGCTCAGAACCCTCGTCCTCGACGGCTGCACAGGCTTCGCCACAGTCCGGATCAACTCACCCACCATTACAAGCTTTGCCATCTCACCTGCGGATTCATCCATAACGAACGACTACGACCCGTACTTCTTGGACTACGACTACGAAAATCCGACGGTGAGGGTGACGACGTGGCAAGTCATCATCGAGGATGCCCCTCTCCTAGAGAAGCTGGTCCTCTGCCGCCGCTCGGCTGCTGTTGAATCTTTCCAGCTACTAGTGGTCAGCGCTCCAAGAATAAGGGTCCTGGGATCCCTGTCCTTCAGCATCCCCAAGTTGGAGATTGGTGGCACCGTCTTTCAACCCACCGTGCGCCGTGTCAACCGTGTGGGGCCTGACGATGTTATCATGGAGAAGCGCTTGCTGATGCAGGCCGTCATGCTGGCGACGACTCTGCGAACCGTCAAGATTTTGGCGCTGGAAGATGCAGATTCCATCGACGTCGTCAGCGACTACTTGAAGTGTTTTCCATGCTTGGAAAAGCTATACATCTCG GCATCACAAGGATACAGAAGTGCTGGAAGCTATGATAAACAGAATCCCATCGAGTGCCTTGAGCGTCATCTTAAAATGGTAGCATTAGATGGATATGACGGCATGGGACCACATGTCAAGTTTGCCCAATTCTTTGTTCGAAATGCCCAGTTGCTAGAgttaatgaagttcagaatctttAGAAACTACCACTGTGAACCTGGGAAAACCAAGGCATGGATTGAGGATCAGCAAAGGCAACTGCAAGTCAGGAGCATGACTTCCCGACCTGTGAAGTTTAAGTTTGTACATGATTCTAGATATAATCAGGATGTTTACTGTGGTGAGGATATCAGTGACCTGTCAGAGCACATCCACGATGACCCATTTGATCAATGGTTTGAATCAGAGAAGGAAGCCCCCCGGCATGCTGAAGGAAAAGAAGATGCTATAGTTTGGAACTCCAGCCAAAGGCTTGATTCATTTGATCAAAGCTGA